One window of the Streptomyces asoensis genome contains the following:
- a CDS encoding bifunctional DNA primase/polymerase, with the protein MREILGKRRRLLSQSSDRGPELIDSALTFATEWQWPVLPGVTADPQGRSRCGCPDPECTVPGAHPFDPGLLAATTEARMVRWWWTNRPTAPIILATGGTAPCAVSLPALAASRALVALDRQGIRLGPVVASPTRWSILVRPYTMEQLGELLYAKDFVPGSLRFHGEGGYIALPPSETGRGDVRWERAPLPGSASPWVPDVEAVVDAVVDALTRTGVSAPEL; encoded by the coding sequence ATGCGCGAGATCCTCGGAAAGCGACGCAGGCTCCTGTCCCAGTCCAGCGACAGAGGACCTGAGTTGATCGACTCGGCCCTGACCTTCGCGACGGAATGGCAGTGGCCCGTCCTCCCGGGCGTGACGGCGGACCCGCAGGGGCGTTCCCGCTGCGGCTGTCCCGACCCGGAGTGCACGGTCCCCGGTGCTCACCCCTTCGACCCCGGCCTTCTCGCGGCCACCACCGAAGCGCGCATGGTGCGCTGGTGGTGGACCAACCGGCCGACCGCACCGATCATCCTGGCCACCGGGGGCACGGCCCCCTGTGCGGTCAGCCTCCCCGCCCTCGCGGCCTCGCGCGCGCTCGTGGCGCTCGACCGGCAGGGCATCCGTCTCGGCCCGGTCGTCGCCTCGCCCACCCGCTGGTCGATCCTCGTCCGGCCGTACACGATGGAGCAGCTGGGTGAGCTGCTCTACGCCAAGGACTTCGTGCCCGGCTCCCTGCGCTTCCACGGCGAGGGCGGCTACATCGCCCTGCCCCCGTCCGAGACGGGTCGCGGCGACGTCCGGTGGGAGCGCGCGCCGCTGCCCGGTTCGGCCTCGCCCTGGGTGCCCGACGTCGAGGCCGTGGTGGACGCCGTCGTCGACGCCCTCACTCGTACGGGTGTGAGCGCACCCGAGTTGTAG
- a CDS encoding PP2C family protein-serine/threonine phosphatase, with product MLDIPSRVRVHVETPLAAQNDMGVCDAFEQYAPVREPDAMNAPHPPKVAGIDSTVPSPAHTVAPAPATPGTPTVPAAPTSASGSTGPGALLTDRLAGWVSDLTTLHELTERLARTDALPETLQEMLHAGAALVGARRGLVVFEPADRLGPDSMIGLGLGRADLGHIETVPRSALSYGRILEGLPGGEGEIAEPDLFAEDGMDPRHREVAARLGYAASYALPLETDGAPGRLGAAVWLYDEPAEPNERQRHLIGLYVRYAAEHLARLLELERTRACMKTMAEELLPSRLPRVPGVQLAARHHTGPRGGGDWYDALPLPDAALGLAVGSVTGSGPSAVAAMGRLRASLRAYAVMEGEDPVAVLSDLELLLRLTEPARSATALFAYCEPALRKITLAGAGHCPPLLVGERRTEFVETSVSAPLGMLACWEAPSVEMEAEPGETVLLYTDGLLHRTGDPVDRAFARLHAAAAGVPKPLRHDPGAIADHVLRTLLPDGAAERDSDEDVVLLAARFE from the coding sequence ATGCTGGACATCCCCTCACGAGTGCGTGTACATGTGGAGACACCGCTAGCGGCGCAGAATGACATGGGGGTTTGCGATGCTTTTGAGCAATACGCTCCGGTCCGAGAGCCGGACGCCATGAACGCCCCTCACCCTCCGAAAGTGGCCGGAATCGATTCAACGGTTCCCTCGCCCGCACACACTGTCGCGCCCGCGCCCGCCACCCCGGGCACCCCGACGGTCCCTGCCGCCCCCACCAGCGCATCCGGCTCCACCGGCCCGGGCGCTCTGCTGACCGACCGGCTCGCCGGCTGGGTCTCCGATCTCACCACCCTCCACGAACTCACCGAACGCCTGGCCCGCACGGACGCGCTGCCGGAGACCCTCCAGGAAATGCTGCACGCCGGAGCCGCCCTCGTGGGCGCCCGGCGCGGTCTCGTCGTCTTCGAGCCCGCAGACCGGCTCGGGCCGGACAGCATGATCGGACTGGGCCTCGGCCGGGCCGATCTCGGCCATATCGAGACCGTGCCGCGCAGCGCCCTGTCCTACGGCCGCATCCTCGAGGGGCTGCCCGGCGGCGAGGGGGAGATCGCCGAGCCCGACCTGTTCGCCGAGGACGGCATGGACCCCCGCCACCGGGAGGTGGCCGCCCGCCTCGGCTACGCCGCCAGCTACGCGCTGCCCCTGGAGACGGACGGCGCTCCCGGCCGCCTGGGCGCGGCCGTATGGCTCTACGACGAGCCCGCCGAGCCGAACGAGCGTCAGCGCCACCTGATCGGCCTGTACGTCCGGTACGCCGCCGAGCACCTGGCGCGGCTCCTGGAGCTCGAACGCACACGCGCGTGCATGAAGACGATGGCCGAGGAGCTGCTGCCCTCCCGGCTGCCGCGCGTACCCGGCGTCCAGCTCGCCGCCCGGCATCACACCGGTCCGCGCGGGGGCGGCGACTGGTACGACGCACTGCCGCTGCCGGACGCCGCGCTGGGCCTCGCCGTCGGGTCCGTCACCGGGTCCGGGCCGAGCGCGGTCGCCGCGATGGGCCGGCTGCGCGCCTCCTTGCGGGCGTACGCCGTGATGGAGGGCGAGGACCCCGTCGCCGTCCTGTCCGACCTGGAGCTGCTGCTGCGGCTGACCGAGCCCGCCCGGTCCGCCACCGCCCTGTTCGCCTACTGCGAACCCGCCCTGCGCAAGATCACTCTGGCCGGCGCCGGGCACTGCCCGCCGCTGCTGGTCGGCGAGCGGCGCACGGAGTTCGTCGAGACGTCCGTCTCCGCCCCGCTGGGCATGCTGGCCTGCTGGGAGGCGCCGAGCGTCGAAATGGAGGCCGAGCCGGGCGAGACGGTTCTGCTCTACACGGACGGCCTGCTGCACCGCACCGGCGACCCCGTCGACCGCGCCTTCGCCCGGCTGCACGCGGCCGCCGCCGGGGTCCCGAAGCCGCTGCGGCACGACCCCGGCGCGATCGCCGACCACGTACTGCGCACCCTCCTGCCGGACGGGGCGGCCGAGCGGGACAGCGACGAGGACGTGGTACTGCTGGCGGCCCGCTTCGAGTAG
- a CDS encoding aminopeptidase P family protein: protein MTVADELTPAVPDDAATAAGPETESEEPIKQRKNGLYPGVSDELAESMKSGWADTELRDLEPIAQAAETAARRAALSARFPGERLVVPAGNLKTRSNDTEYAFRASVEYAYLTGNQTEDGVLVLEPVADGHKATIYLLPRSDRENGEFWLSGQGELWVGRRHSLTEAEQLYGIPASDVRELADKLREATGPVRVVRGFDAGIEAALTDKVTAERDEELRVFLSEARLVKDDFEVGELQKAVDSTVRGFEDVVKVLDKAEATSERYIEGTFFLRARVEGNDIGYGTIAAAGPHACTLHWVRNDGPVRSGDLLLLDAGVETHTYYTADVTRTLPVNGRYSEIQKKIYDAVYEAQEAGIEAVKPGGKYRDFHDAAQRVLTERLVEWGLVEGPVERVLELGLQRRWTLHGTGHMLGMDVHDCAAARVESYVDGTLEPGMVLTVEPGLYFQADDLTVPEEYRGIGVRIEDDILVTQDGNRNLSDGLPRRSDEVEAWMASLKG, encoded by the coding sequence ATGACCGTGGCCGACGAGCTCACCCCGGCTGTGCCGGATGATGCTGCTACCGCAGCGGGCCCGGAGACTGAGTCCGAGGAGCCCATCAAGCAGCGGAAGAACGGCCTGTACCCAGGCGTATCCGACGAGCTGGCCGAGAGCATGAAGTCCGGCTGGGCCGACACGGAACTGCGTGACCTGGAGCCGATCGCCCAGGCCGCCGAGACCGCCGCCCGCCGCGCCGCGCTCTCCGCGCGCTTCCCGGGCGAGCGCCTGGTGGTCCCCGCGGGCAACCTGAAGACCCGCTCGAACGACACGGAATACGCCTTCCGCGCCTCCGTCGAGTACGCGTACCTCACGGGCAACCAGACGGAGGACGGCGTCCTCGTACTGGAGCCGGTCGCCGACGGCCACAAGGCCACGATCTACCTGCTGCCGCGCTCCGACCGCGAGAACGGCGAGTTCTGGCTGTCCGGTCAGGGCGAGCTGTGGGTCGGCCGCCGGCACTCGCTCACCGAGGCGGAGCAGCTGTACGGCATCCCGGCCTCCGACGTGCGCGAGCTGGCGGACAAGCTGCGCGAGGCCACCGGCCCGGTGCGGGTCGTGCGCGGCTTCGACGCGGGCATCGAGGCGGCCCTGACCGACAAGGTCACCGCCGAGCGCGACGAGGAACTGCGCGTCTTCCTCTCCGAGGCCCGCCTCGTCAAGGACGACTTCGAGGTCGGCGAGCTCCAGAAGGCCGTCGACTCGACGGTCCGCGGCTTCGAGGACGTCGTGAAGGTCCTCGACAAGGCCGAGGCGACGAGCGAGCGCTACATCGAGGGCACGTTCTTCCTCCGCGCGCGCGTGGAGGGCAACGACATCGGCTACGGCACCATCGCCGCCGCCGGTCCGCACGCCTGCACGCTGCACTGGGTGCGCAACGACGGCCCGGTCCGCTCCGGCGACCTGCTGCTGCTCGACGCGGGCGTCGAGACCCACACGTACTACACCGCCGACGTCACGCGCACGCTGCCGGTCAACGGCCGCTACAGCGAGATCCAGAAGAAGATCTACGACGCCGTGTACGAGGCCCAGGAGGCCGGTATCGAGGCCGTCAAGCCCGGCGGCAAGTACCGCGACTTCCATGACGCCGCGCAGCGCGTGCTGACCGAACGGCTCGTCGAGTGGGGCCTCGTCGAGGGCCCGGTCGAGCGGGTCCTGGAGCTCGGTCTCCAGCGCCGCTGGACGCTGCACGGCACCGGTCACATGCTCGGCATGGACGTCCACGACTGCGCCGCCGCGCGCGTGGAGTCGTACGTCGACGGGACGCTGGAGCCCGGCATGGTGCTGACGGTCGAACCCGGGCTGTACTTCCAGGCCGACGACCTGACGGTGCCCGAGGAGTACCGGGGGATCGGCGTCCGGATCGAGGACGACATCCTCGTCACGCAGGACGGCAACCGGAACCTGTCGGACGGCCTGCCGCGCCGCTCCGACGAGGTCGAGGCCTGGATGGCTTCGCTGAAGGGCTGA
- a CDS encoding PLP-dependent aminotransferase family protein, whose protein sequence is MNDFWSGVGVDLHLEPDAAEGRRAGLERALRDAVREGRLAPGSRLPATRRLAAETGISRNTVKAAYDQLVAEGYLTARQGSGTRVAALPSDAAAPPGAAARAREPRFDLRPGSPDVGAFPAAAWLRALRRAIATAPSLAYDYGDPRGRIELRTALSGYLGRARGVIAPPERIVITSGYVQGLALLTRVLDGVGIAMEDPGLPFHREVVRRNGGTVTPVPVDERGVRVGELGDAGAVVVTPAHQYPTGVTLHPGRRRALTEWARARDGLIVEDDYDGEFRYDRQPVGALQGMAPGQVVYLGTASKTLGPALRLGWMVLPPQLVDAVADAKLHSDHHTESIGQLALTELIHSHAYDRHVRACRLRYRRRRDLLLERVGARRGVRGIAAGLHALVEVGDEAEVLARAEAEGLAVGRLGEHWHTPGAGRPQGLVVGYGTPRERLYPEALDVLTKVLGRD, encoded by the coding sequence GTGAACGACTTCTGGTCCGGTGTCGGCGTCGACCTGCACCTGGAGCCGGATGCCGCCGAAGGGCGGCGGGCCGGGCTGGAGCGGGCTCTGCGGGACGCCGTGCGGGAGGGACGGCTGGCACCCGGCAGCCGGCTGCCGGCCACCCGGCGGCTCGCGGCCGAGACCGGCATCTCGCGCAACACGGTGAAGGCCGCCTACGACCAGCTGGTCGCCGAGGGCTATCTGACGGCGCGGCAGGGCTCGGGCACCCGGGTCGCGGCCCTGCCGTCCGACGCCGCCGCACCGCCGGGCGCCGCCGCACGCGCGCGTGAGCCGCGTTTCGACCTGCGGCCCGGGAGCCCGGACGTCGGGGCGTTCCCGGCCGCGGCCTGGCTGCGCGCGCTGCGCCGGGCCATCGCGACGGCGCCCTCACTGGCGTACGACTACGGCGACCCGCGCGGCCGCATCGAACTGCGCACCGCGCTCTCGGGCTATCTGGGGCGGGCGCGGGGCGTCATCGCGCCGCCCGAGCGGATCGTGATCACCTCCGGGTACGTGCAGGGCCTCGCGCTCCTCACGCGCGTGCTGGACGGCGTCGGAATCGCGATGGAGGACCCGGGGCTGCCCTTCCACCGCGAGGTCGTACGACGCAACGGCGGGACCGTGACGCCGGTGCCGGTGGACGAGCGCGGGGTGCGCGTCGGGGAACTGGGCGACGCCGGTGCCGTGGTCGTCACGCCCGCGCACCAGTACCCGACCGGTGTGACGCTGCACCCGGGGCGGCGGCGGGCGCTCACGGAGTGGGCACGCGCGCGTGACGGGCTGATCGTCGAGGACGACTACGACGGGGAGTTCCGCTACGACCGGCAGCCGGTCGGCGCGCTCCAGGGGATGGCGCCGGGGCAGGTGGTCTATCTGGGCACCGCCTCCAAGACGCTCGGGCCCGCGCTGCGGCTCGGCTGGATGGTGTTGCCGCCGCAACTGGTGGACGCGGTCGCCGACGCCAAACTGCACAGCGACCACCACACCGAGTCCATCGGGCAGCTCGCGCTGACCGAGCTGATCCACAGCCACGCCTACGACCGGCACGTACGCGCGTGCCGGCTGCGCTACCGACGCCGCAGGGACCTGCTCCTGGAACGGGTGGGCGCGCGCCGGGGCGTGCGCGGGATCGCGGCCGGGTTGCACGCGCTGGTGGAGGTCGGCGACGAGGCGGAGGTACTGGCGCGCGCGGAGGCGGAGGGGCTCGCGGTGGGCCGTCTGGGCGAGCACTGGCACACTCCCGGCGCGGGACGTCCGCAGGGGTTGGTCGTGGGATACGGGACGCCCCGGGAGCGGCTGTATCCGGAGGCGCTGGACGTACTGACGAAGGTCCTGGGCCGGGACTGA
- a CDS encoding MFS transporter: MSKTRPRRLLALAQLSNSVGDGAYYTTSALYFTQVIGLAPARVGLGLTLGWAVGSLAGVPLGRLADRRGARGTAVLLALATGLAVASFTLVRGFVPFVLVACGYAAAQSGLAAARQALLAGLVPAGERTGLLARLQATLNAGLAVGAGLGGLALHAGTREAYLGVFVVDAVSFLVCASLLAGLPRVAPGKVRPRGSGPGVLRDRPYALLALLNTVLLLRMPLLSLVLPLWITERTGAPAWLVSALFVLNTAVVTVFQVRAARGVTGLASATRAVRRAGWVMCAACAVFALSAGASPWVAAGVLVLGSVLQVVAEMGQSAGSWQLSFDLAPADRVGEYQGLFGTGVTVARTLGPLVLTWLLVEWGTPGWLLLGAAMVAASYAMGPVARRAAADRTTGPPAALVPAS, from the coding sequence ATGTCGAAGACTCGCCCACGGCGGCTGCTCGCGCTCGCCCAGTTGAGCAACTCCGTCGGGGACGGTGCGTACTACACGACGTCCGCCCTGTACTTCACCCAGGTGATCGGTCTCGCCCCCGCGCGCGTGGGCCTCGGGCTCACCCTCGGGTGGGCGGTCGGCTCTCTGGCCGGGGTGCCGCTGGGGCGACTGGCCGACCGGCGCGGGGCGCGCGGGACGGCGGTGCTGCTGGCCCTCGCGACCGGGCTGGCGGTGGCGTCCTTCACCCTCGTGCGCGGGTTCGTGCCGTTCGTGCTCGTGGCGTGCGGGTACGCGGCCGCGCAGTCGGGGCTCGCGGCGGCCCGGCAGGCCCTGCTGGCCGGGCTGGTGCCCGCCGGGGAGCGGACGGGACTGCTCGCGCGGCTCCAGGCGACGCTGAACGCGGGTCTGGCGGTGGGCGCCGGGCTCGGTGGGCTCGCGCTGCACGCCGGGACACGGGAGGCGTACCTCGGGGTGTTCGTGGTCGACGCGGTGAGTTTCCTGGTGTGCGCGTCGCTGCTCGCCGGGCTGCCCCGGGTGGCTCCCGGGAAGGTCCGCCCGCGCGGGAGCGGCCCGGGTGTGCTGCGGGATCGGCCGTACGCCCTGCTGGCGCTCCTGAACACCGTGCTGCTGCTGCGGATGCCGCTGCTCAGTCTGGTGCTGCCGCTGTGGATCACCGAGCGGACCGGGGCGCCCGCCTGGCTGGTCTCCGCGCTGTTCGTGCTCAACACCGCCGTGGTGACGGTGTTCCAGGTGCGGGCGGCGCGTGGCGTGACGGGACTGGCGAGCGCCACGCGCGCGGTGCGTCGGGCGGGCTGGGTGATGTGCGCCGCGTGCGCGGTGTTCGCCCTGTCCGCGGGTGCCTCGCCGTGGGTGGCGGCGGGCGTGCTGGTGCTGGGGTCGGTGCTTCAGGTGGTCGCGGAGATGGGGCAGTCCGCGGGTTCCTGGCAGCTCTCCTTCGACCTGGCGCCGGCCGACCGCGTCGGCGAGTACCAGGGCTTGTTCGGCACCGGCGTCACGGTGGCCCGCACCCTCGGTCCGCTGGTCCTGACCTGGCTGCTGGTCGAGTGGGGCACGCCGGGCTGGCTGCTGCTCGGCGCGGCGATGGTCGCGGCGTCGTACGCGATGGGTCCGGTGGCCCGGAGGGCCGCGGCCGACCGGACGACCGGGCCCCCGGCCGCGTTGGTCCCGGCGAGCTGA
- a CDS encoding triphosphoribosyl-dephospho-CoA synthase, giving the protein MTSREDEALAQAAVAALTGQLALAPKPGLPDPRDLAARVTRKDHCGLRWSAKALAPGLAAMAAAARRTGEPTPRLRAELGAIGRCTEHSVGLAGGGHRGALWTLGLLVAAAALDTRARGVEVAATAKRIAAHPDRAAPRRPSRGATVSAKYGAAGARGEARAGFPHVRRALDALAAARAAGADEPEARLDALLTVMSTLQDTELLHTAGPLGLRHVQAGARGILEAGGTATPAGRAALTDLDADLHTRAWSPRGSAGLLAGALFVDSLPVTALTRAA; this is encoded by the coding sequence ATGACAAGCCGTGAGGACGAGGCGCTCGCGCAGGCCGCGGTGGCCGCGCTGACGGGGCAACTGGCCCTGGCTCCCAAGCCGGGCCTGCCCGACCCACGTGACCTGGCCGCCCGCGTCACCCGCAAGGACCACTGCGGGCTGCGCTGGTCGGCCAAGGCGCTCGCACCCGGCCTCGCGGCGATGGCCGCGGCCGCCCGCCGCACCGGCGAACCCACGCCCCGGCTCCGCGCGGAGCTGGGCGCGATCGGGAGGTGCACCGAGCACTCGGTGGGCCTGGCCGGCGGCGGGCACCGGGGTGCGCTGTGGACGCTCGGCCTGCTGGTCGCGGCGGCCGCCCTCGACACCCGCGCGCGGGGCGTCGAGGTCGCCGCGACCGCCAAGCGGATCGCCGCCCACCCCGACCGGGCCGCTCCACGGCGGCCCTCGCGGGGTGCGACGGTCTCGGCGAAGTACGGCGCGGCCGGCGCCCGCGGCGAGGCACGCGCCGGATTCCCGCACGTACGGCGCGCCCTGGACGCGCTCGCCGCGGCCCGCGCCGCCGGTGCGGACGAGCCCGAGGCGCGACTCGACGCCCTGCTCACCGTCATGTCCACCCTCCAGGACACCGAACTCCTGCATACGGCGGGGCCCCTGGGTCTGCGTCATGTGCAGGCCGGTGCCCGCGGCATCCTGGAGGCGGGCGGCACGGCGACCCCGGCGGGCCGAGCGGCCCTGACCGACCTCGACGCCGACCTCCACACGCGCGCGTGGAGCCCACGCGGCAGCGCGGGCCTCCTGGCGGGCGCACTCTTCGTGGACTCCCTGCCGGTCACCGCGCTCACCCGGGCGGCCTGA
- a CDS encoding intradiol ring-cleavage dioxygenase, whose product MFMTGNHKDTTITRRRALAVTGGTVAAGGLAVAGYQSAFADTAADAEASASASATSTSTSSSCMTLMTSVTEGPYYLDGALVRKDITEGKSGVPLTLRLTVVDATDGCTPVSGAAVEIWHCDAWGYYSGYTTANPGGSAPAESEDGSTADDNTYLRGYQVANANGVVKFETIFPGWYTPRTCHIHLKVHTGGQKEDGTYEGGKVNYTGQLFFPDDIAEEIFTLEPYSKHSGSYTTLDSDMVYDGGGTSSGLLTLKAVHKADPSKGYKGSITLGVDPDAENTGAGGGGGGGTPPSGAPGDAPTGTPPSDAPSASASS is encoded by the coding sequence ATGTTCATGACGGGAAACCACAAAGACACAACCATCACGCGGCGCCGCGCTCTCGCGGTGACCGGTGGCACGGTCGCGGCCGGCGGACTCGCCGTCGCCGGGTACCAGTCGGCCTTCGCCGACACGGCCGCCGACGCCGAGGCGAGCGCGTCGGCGTCCGCCACCTCGACCTCCACGAGCAGCAGCTGTATGACGCTGATGACGAGCGTCACGGAAGGGCCCTACTACCTCGATGGTGCCTTGGTGCGCAAGGACATCACCGAGGGCAAGAGCGGTGTGCCGCTCACCCTGCGCCTCACCGTCGTCGACGCCACCGACGGCTGCACGCCGGTCTCCGGAGCCGCTGTCGAGATCTGGCACTGCGACGCCTGGGGTTACTACTCCGGCTACACGACCGCCAACCCCGGCGGTTCGGCCCCGGCCGAGAGCGAGGACGGCTCCACCGCCGACGACAACACCTATCTGCGCGGCTACCAGGTCGCCAACGCCAACGGGGTCGTCAAGTTCGAGACGATCTTCCCGGGCTGGTACACCCCGCGCACCTGCCACATCCACCTCAAGGTGCACACGGGCGGCCAGAAGGAGGACGGCACCTACGAGGGCGGCAAGGTCAACTACACCGGCCAGCTCTTCTTCCCCGACGACATCGCCGAGGAGATCTTCACCCTGGAGCCCTACTCCAAGCACTCCGGCAGCTACACCACCCTCGACAGCGACATGGTCTACGACGGCGGTGGCACCTCCAGCGGCCTGCTGACCCTGAAGGCCGTGCACAAGGCCGACCCCTCCAAGGGCTACAAGGGGTCCATCACCCTGGGTGTCGACCCCGACGCCGAGAACACCGGTGCGGGCGGCGGAGGCGGCGGCGGTACGCCGCCCAGCGGTGCCCCGGGCGACGCTCCGACGGGCACCCCGCCGAGCGACGCCCCGTCGGCCTCCGCCTCCTCATAG
- a CDS encoding ATP-binding protein — MSIWWSLHLRRDAASVPLARRLLLGTMETAGVDPDVSYDLSVALSEACANAVEHGGGAARGGCSEAYRVTAYLDGEKCRIEVADSGPGFAGGCTPRVDRSALSDTYAEQGRGLYLIQELADHVHIGNKPGLNGAVVSFDKILKWRKDAPLMAV, encoded by the coding sequence ATGAGCATCTGGTGGTCACTCCATCTACGGCGCGATGCCGCGAGCGTTCCGCTCGCCCGCCGCCTGCTGCTCGGCACCATGGAGACGGCGGGCGTCGATCCCGACGTCAGTTACGACCTCTCCGTCGCCCTGAGCGAGGCCTGCGCCAACGCCGTCGAGCACGGCGGGGGTGCCGCGCGCGGCGGCTGTTCGGAGGCGTACCGCGTCACCGCCTACCTCGACGGCGAGAAGTGCCGCATCGAAGTCGCCGACTCGGGGCCGGGTTTCGCCGGCGGGTGCACCCCCCGCGTCGACCGCTCCGCCCTCAGCGACACCTACGCCGAGCAGGGCCGCGGCCTCTACCTCATCCAGGAACTCGCCGACCACGTCCACATCGGCAACAAGCCGGGGCTCAACGGCGCCGTGGTGAGCTTCGACAAGATCCTCAAGTGGCGCAAGGACGCTCCCCTCATGGCCGTCTGA
- a CDS encoding YcnI family copper-binding membrane protein, whose protein sequence is MKASRIAARVAAAAAVAGSAVLVLSSPAFAHVSVAAEGTAAKGGYAVVDFKVPNERDNASTTKLEVTFPTDHPLASAMPEPINGWKIVVTKSKLAKPIELHGKQISEAVSKITWTATGKGIEAGYFQKFPVSVGALPEDADELVFKAIQTYSNKEVVRWIEVQEDGAEEPENPAPVLALAAASEDEHSHGTTAEDASDESSDDAKAAASTTEAASDSDSSDTTARVLGVVGIVVGAAGVAYGVLAGRRRTTTEA, encoded by the coding sequence ATGAAGGCCTCTCGTATCGCCGCCCGCGTCGCCGCCGCCGCTGCCGTCGCCGGTTCCGCCGTTCTCGTCCTGTCCTCGCCCGCCTTCGCGCACGTCAGCGTTGCCGCCGAGGGCACCGCCGCCAAGGGCGGCTACGCGGTCGTCGACTTCAAGGTCCCCAACGAGCGGGACAACGCCTCGACCACCAAGCTCGAGGTCACCTTCCCGACCGACCACCCGCTGGCCTCCGCGATGCCGGAGCCGATCAACGGCTGGAAGATCGTCGTCACCAAGTCGAAGCTCGCCAAGCCCATCGAGCTGCACGGCAAGCAGATCTCCGAGGCCGTCTCCAAGATCACCTGGACCGCCACCGGCAAGGGCATCGAGGCCGGCTACTTCCAGAAGTTCCCGGTCTCCGTCGGCGCGCTCCCCGAGGACGCCGACGAACTCGTCTTCAAGGCGATCCAGACGTACTCCAACAAGGAGGTCGTGCGTTGGATCGAGGTCCAGGAGGACGGCGCCGAGGAGCCGGAGAACCCGGCCCCGGTGCTCGCCCTGGCCGCCGCCTCCGAGGACGAGCACTCCCACGGCACGACCGCCGAGGACGCCTCCGACGAGTCCTCCGACGACGCCAAGGCGGCCGCCTCGACGACCGAGGCGGCCTCCGACTCCGACAGCAGCGACACCACCGCCCGGGTCCTCGGCGTGGTCGGCATCGTCGTCGGCGCCGCAGGTGTGGCGTACGGCGTGCTCGCGGGCCGTCGTCGGACCACGACCGAGGCCTGA
- a CDS encoding SCO family protein, with amino-acid sequence MRKKTFAAAALLAAATLTLSACGSGDSGSSPVAVVSEDGKQQAATVLDQPFTKPDLVLTDTQGKSYDLRKETAGHPTLVYFGYTNCPDVCPLTMNNIAVAKKQLSKAEQDQLRVVFVTTDPDRDTPAALGKWLKGIDSQVVGLTGKFATIQAAARTLGISVEAPHKDKNGKTVSTHGTQVVAFSPKTDGGYLLYGEDATVDDYTKDLPKILKGANP; translated from the coding sequence ATGCGTAAGAAGACGTTCGCCGCGGCCGCGCTGCTCGCCGCCGCCACCCTCACCCTCTCCGCCTGCGGCAGCGGCGACAGCGGCAGCAGCCCCGTCGCCGTCGTCTCCGAGGACGGCAAGCAGCAGGCCGCGACCGTGCTCGACCAGCCCTTCACCAAGCCCGACCTGGTCCTCACCGACACCCAGGGCAAGAGCTACGACCTCCGCAAGGAGACCGCGGGCCACCCGACGCTGGTCTACTTCGGCTACACCAACTGCCCGGACGTCTGCCCGCTGACGATGAACAACATCGCCGTCGCCAAGAAGCAGCTGTCCAAGGCCGAGCAGGACCAGCTGCGCGTCGTTTTCGTCACCACCGACCCGGACCGCGACACCCCGGCCGCGCTCGGCAAGTGGCTCAAGGGCATCGACTCGCAGGTCGTGGGACTGACCGGGAAGTTCGCGACCATCCAGGCCGCCGCCCGCACCCTCGGCATCTCCGTCGAGGCGCCGCACAAGGACAAGAACGGCAAGACCGTCTCCACCCACGGCACCCAGGTCGTCGCCTTCTCCCCGAAGACCGACGGGGGATACCTCCTGTACGGCGAGGACGCCACCGTCGACGACTACACCAAGGACCTCCCCAAGATCCTCAAGGGCGCGAACCCGTGA
- a CDS encoding copper chaperone PCu(A)C: MPAGPVRLLAVPTAVITGTLLLAGCGSDSDGRAELSVRAAYIPQPVSDTMAAGFLTIVNKGGTKDELTSVTSTAAGSVTLHETVGSSMEEVTSLDVPAHGQLVFKSGGNHLMFEKLKSKPVRGGTVTVELHFAASDPVEVEIPVESATYNPKTGH, encoded by the coding sequence ATGCCCGCCGGGCCCGTGCGGCTGCTCGCCGTACCCACCGCCGTGATCACCGGGACGCTGCTGCTCGCGGGGTGCGGGTCGGACTCCGACGGGCGGGCCGAACTGTCCGTCCGGGCCGCCTACATCCCGCAGCCCGTCTCCGACACCATGGCCGCCGGTTTTCTGACCATCGTCAACAAGGGCGGTACGAAGGACGAGCTGACCTCCGTCACGAGTACCGCCGCGGGCAGCGTCACCCTCCACGAGACCGTCGGGTCGTCGATGGAGGAGGTCACGTCCCTGGACGTGCCCGCGCACGGTCAACTCGTGTTCAAGAGCGGCGGAAACCATCTGATGTTCGAGAAGCTGAAGAGCAAGCCGGTGCGGGGCGGGACGGTGACCGTCGAGCTGCACTTCGCCGCGTCCGACCCCGTCGAGGTCGAGATTCCGGTGGAGTCCGCCACGTACAACCCGAAGACCGGCCACTGA